The following proteins come from a genomic window of Nitrosopumilaceae archaeon AB1(1):
- the serB gene encoding phosphoserine phosphatase SerB yields MLAIFDIEGVLYDAEYLPLLAEKVGKQDEIWDITNKGIRGEIDWEEGLRTRVNALRGIKYNTCVEVADSLPIMKGAAQVCKVLKDAGWKIMAVSGGFTIMTDRLEKILGLDHVYSNKLLFKDNSLDDVEITVGADKAKSVRSKIGKWNVKKEDIVVIADGANDIKLFDLCGLSIAFRAQEIIQNKANYEINETDLARILPIINKHYNLNLG; encoded by the coding sequence CGAAGGAGTGTTGTACGATGCAGAGTATCTGCCACTACTTGCTGAAAAGGTAGGCAAGCAAGACGAGATTTGGGATATAACAAACAAGGGAATACGAGGAGAGATTGATTGGGAAGAAGGTCTACGTACACGGGTAAATGCTCTAAGAGGAATAAAATACAATACATGTGTAGAGGTTGCCGATTCACTTCCAATAATGAAGGGAGCTGCACAAGTATGCAAAGTACTAAAAGATGCAGGTTGGAAGATCATGGCAGTATCAGGTGGTTTTACAATCATGACAGATCGACTAGAGAAGATATTAGGATTAGATCATGTCTATTCTAACAAATTATTATTCAAAGATAATTCATTAGATGATGTAGAAATAACTGTAGGCGCAGATAAAGCAAAATCAGTTAGAAGTAAAATTGGAAAATGGAATGTAAAGAAAGAAGATATTGTGGTAATCGCAGATGGTGCAAATGATATTAAATTGTTTGATTTGTGCGGACTGAGTATTGCATTTAGAGCTCAAGAAATAATACAAAACAAAGCAAATTATGAAATAAATGAAACAGATCTTGCTAGGATTTTACCAATAATCAATAAACATTATAACCTAAATCTTGGTTAA
- a CDS encoding DUF6775 family putative metallopeptidase: MPNISELFLYDEPNIPELNLPHLSQFINDIFKIKPIIRDSIINYLDSDDQNEITRQQITNLYRPLSEQSTSTKDDTLPIFYDGFAIQQLLGNILLTNNDIFHLIFTNLLVGTYDYTDYRYHARAVICSNPSVISTTGIVMAPARPREYYMEKQSSSDSSSLNNLEAKYKDSCIQYHDARLSTIVCGYAAQSIFYYITGESFCSDLDCILHNAHWQKDLIYTQLECGKLCVKHNSILKMSVN; encoded by the coding sequence ATGCCTAATATCAGTGAATTATTTCTATATGATGAACCAAATATACCAGAATTAAATCTGCCACATTTATCTCAATTTATTAATGATATATTTAAGATTAAACCGATAATTCGTGATAGCATCATAAATTATTTAGATAGTGATGATCAAAATGAAATTACTAGGCAACAAATTACTAATTTGTATAGACCTTTATCTGAACAATCAACATCTACCAAGGACGATACATTACCAATATTTTATGATGGGTTTGCAATACAACAACTCCTCGGTAACATACTTTTAACTAATAACGATATTTTTCATCTCATATTCACGAATTTACTTGTTGGAACATATGATTATACAGATTATCGATATCATGCACGTGCAGTTATTTGCTCAAACCCTTCTGTAATTTCCACTACTGGTATAGTGATGGCACCTGCAAGACCACGTGAATATTATATGGAAAAACAATCATCTTCAGATTCATCTAGTTTGAATAACTTGGAGGCAAAGTATAAAGATTCATGTATACAATATCATGATGCTAGATTATCAACCATAGTATGTGGTTATGCAGCACAATCTATTTTTTATTATATCACTGGTGAATCTTTTTGCTCTGATCTCGATTGTATTTTACATAATGCTCATTGGCAAAAAGATTTAATCTACACACAGTTAGAATGTGGCAAATTATGTGTGAAGCACAATTCGATTCTCAAGATGTCTGTAAATTAA
- the cofE gene encoding coenzyme F420-0:L-glutamate ligase, which translates to MVLRVIPIHIKKSDISENDDIVGFMMESKVGIESGDILVIAQKIISKQEGRVINLSTIIPSELALGIANAYEKNPSIVELILLESKRIVKMRDGILIVETNQGPICANAGVDESNVQEGFATLLPINPDKSAKRIHEQLRDELDMHIPVLISDTFGRPLRIGQTDCAIGVAGIKPLLDYSGKTDGMERVLRVTEIAIGDELCGAAELVMGKNSKCPMVIIRGYDIKYEEGKAKSLLRKANQNLFS; encoded by the coding sequence ATGGTTCTAAGAGTTATACCAATACATATTAAAAAATCAGATATTTCTGAAAATGACGATATTGTTGGATTCATGATGGAGTCCAAAGTTGGAATTGAGAGTGGAGATATTTTAGTAATCGCACAAAAAATAATATCTAAACAAGAGGGCAGAGTGATAAATTTATCGACAATAATTCCCTCAGAATTAGCATTAGGAATTGCAAATGCTTATGAAAAAAATCCAAGTATTGTAGAACTGATACTATTAGAGTCAAAAAGAATAGTAAAGATGCGTGATGGCATATTGATTGTAGAAACAAATCAAGGACCAATATGTGCAAATGCAGGAGTTGATGAGAGTAACGTACAAGAGGGGTTTGCCACACTGTTACCCATAAATCCAGACAAATCCGCCAAAAGAATACATGAACAATTACGTGATGAATTAGATATGCACATACCAGTTCTTATTTCCGATACCTTTGGTAGACCATTACGTATTGGTCAAACAGATTGTGCAATAGGAGTCGCAGGTATTAAACCACTGTTAGATTACTCTGGGAAAACTGACGGCATGGAAAGAGTGTTACGGGTAACAGAGATTGCCATAGGTGATGAATTGTGCGGAGCTGCAGAATTAGTAATGGGGAAAAATTCCAAATGCCCCATGGTCATAATCAGAGGATATGATATCAAGTATGAAGAGGGCAAAGCTAAATCTTTGTTACGCAAGGCAAATCAGAACTTGTTTTCATAG
- a CDS encoding Hsp20/alpha crystallin family protein, translating to MSNYENTYSDEKSLNFIVPIAMIILLGIVYIMTQRSGIGFVSFFLIGATAITIFYWNRTVKKMILSKKAKYKKTNQETKSWVYDLIKSEDGIVFVAEIPGPEDKIMVRLIEGVLYIRGSGNFSKELTIENAKQMEIGDFKYRNGVLTLRIKTMKS from the coding sequence GTGTCAAACTACGAAAATACATACTCTGATGAAAAATCTCTCAATTTTATAGTGCCAATAGCTATGATTATTCTACTAGGAATAGTATACATAATGACTCAAAGATCGGGTATTGGTTTTGTCAGTTTCTTTTTAATTGGAGCAACAGCAATCACAATATTTTACTGGAATAGAACAGTGAAAAAAATGATACTCAGTAAAAAGGCCAAATACAAAAAAACAAATCAAGAAACTAAAAGTTGGGTATATGATCTCATAAAAAGTGAAGATGGAATTGTGTTTGTTGCGGAAATTCCAGGGCCAGAAGATAAAATAATGGTCAGATTGATAGAGGGTGTTTTATACATCAGAGGTTCGGGAAATTTTTCAAAAGAATTGACAATTGAGAATGCTAAACAAATGGAAATTGGTGATTTTAAATATAGAAATGGTGTTTTGACATTACGAATTAAAACAATGAAATCTTAG
- a CDS encoding sulfurtransferase TusA family protein produces MSDLETKQLDAVGLFCPEPVFRTKIEIERMQIGQTLIVKADDPAAEDDISRWVNKTGHEMVEMKKDGNVLEFIIKKVK; encoded by the coding sequence ATGTCAGATTTAGAAACTAAACAATTAGATGCAGTGGGATTATTTTGCCCCGAACCCGTATTTAGAACAAAAATAGAGATAGAACGAATGCAAATAGGACAAACGCTAATTGTAAAAGCAGATGATCCAGCTGCAGAAGACGACATATCAAGATGGGTAAATAAAACAGGACACGAAATGGTAGAAATGAAAAAAGATGGAAATGTGTTGGAATTTATAATTAAAAAGGTAAAGTGA
- the trxB gene encoding thioredoxin-disulfide reductase, whose amino-acid sequence MSESKEIIDVLIIGAGPAGYTAGIYTSRARRSTVIISGILPGGQLVNTTEVENYPGFENGILGPMLMEEMKKQVERVGAKIIYDEVVRVDLKNKPFKIFCASKEYQAKVVIICTGASPRKINVEGEEEFSGKGVSYCATCDGPFFKGLELAVVGGGDSAMEEATFLTKFASTVHIIHRRDKLRASKVMQERAINDPKIKFHWNRSVSKITGDGKVNNIYLKDLITKQESKLEVGGVFVAIGHDPNSSVFKDHISCDDNGYIICDGTRTNISGVFAAGDVHDHSYRQAVTAAGFGCMAGIDADKYLAEN is encoded by the coding sequence ATGTCAGAATCTAAGGAAATAATTGATGTTTTAATAATTGGAGCAGGACCTGCAGGGTATACTGCAGGAATATACACCTCAAGGGCCAGACGCAGCACAGTAATAATATCAGGAATTCTACCAGGCGGGCAGTTGGTAAATACAACAGAGGTAGAAAATTATCCAGGGTTTGAAAATGGGATTCTAGGGCCAATGTTGATGGAGGAGATGAAAAAACAAGTAGAAAGAGTAGGTGCTAAAATTATTTATGATGAAGTGGTAAGAGTTGATCTAAAAAATAAACCGTTTAAGATTTTTTGTGCCAGTAAAGAATATCAAGCCAAAGTTGTGATAATTTGTACAGGTGCAAGTCCACGTAAAATTAATGTTGAGGGGGAAGAAGAATTTTCAGGTAAAGGAGTTTCATATTGTGCCACGTGCGATGGGCCATTCTTCAAAGGATTGGAATTGGCAGTTGTGGGCGGTGGAGATTCTGCAATGGAGGAGGCCACATTTTTAACGAAATTTGCATCAACAGTGCACATAATTCATCGCAGAGATAAATTACGTGCAAGTAAAGTAATGCAAGAACGGGCCATTAATGATCCAAAGATTAAATTTCATTGGAACAGATCTGTTTCAAAAATAACAGGGGACGGTAAAGTGAATAATATCTATCTGAAAGATTTGATTACTAAACAGGAAAGCAAATTGGAGGTAGGTGGAGTTTTTGTGGCAATAGGGCATGATCCGAATTCATCGGTATTCAAAGATCATATATCATGTGATGATAATGGCTATATCATTTGTGACGGTACAAGAACAAACATTTCAGGTGTATTCGCAGCCGGCGATGTACATGATCATTCGTATAGACAGGCAGTAACTGCTGCAGGATTCGGATGTATGGCAGGTATTGACGCCGATAAGTATTTAGCAGAAAATTAA
- a CDS encoding DNA topoisomerase IV subunit A, producing the protein MTLKKRLNKKTKKSLQNQHTDLLKMLHDQGKIIYDALNENKFPSFSIPSKSTRNIIYDPELRQYILGNTASLRSSKNTSQVRSFTQLVWLAFFANRLTQEKKSSTLRDVYYSSQAFAVDFENQAESDNIIVDLEAVLSKPRETFHVFPEERSSIFGDLDIEYTVPGYEGKKMNLSNHPDGYAIGPSLTTSEFVDSSADIVIAVEKGGLFTRFIEEQVDKKFKAIIVDTGGQAARSTRTLLKRLHDELSLPVIILTDGDVYGEHIAMVIKSGSANAAHLRELTVPDAKWVGVWATDIEKFKLPTIPMTDSDIKRCRDLKKDPRYQKGIWKKELDVFLKLKRKAELEAFSKYGLTNITDKYLPHKIEISKTL; encoded by the coding sequence ATGACACTGAAAAAACGTCTGAATAAAAAAACTAAAAAATCTTTGCAAAATCAGCACACTGATTTACTCAAAATGTTGCATGATCAAGGTAAAATAATTTATGATGCTCTGAATGAAAATAAATTCCCCTCATTTTCCATTCCTAGTAAATCTACTCGTAACATCATATATGATCCTGAACTGCGTCAATACATCCTTGGTAATACTGCATCACTTCGTAGTTCTAAAAATACATCACAAGTGAGATCCTTTACCCAACTAGTTTGGCTTGCATTTTTTGCAAATCGACTTACGCAGGAAAAAAAGTCATCTACACTTCGTGACGTGTATTATTCTTCACAAGCTTTTGCTGTAGATTTTGAAAATCAGGCAGAATCGGATAATATAATTGTGGATTTGGAAGCTGTATTATCCAAACCTCGTGAAACATTTCACGTTTTTCCTGAAGAACGTAGTAGTATTTTCGGTGATCTTGACATAGAGTATACCGTTCCAGGATATGAGGGTAAGAAGATGAATCTCTCAAATCATCCTGATGGATATGCCATAGGCCCAAGCCTTACTACATCTGAATTTGTAGATTCTAGCGCAGATATTGTGATCGCAGTGGAGAAGGGTGGTCTTTTCACTAGATTCATTGAGGAACAAGTCGATAAGAAATTTAAGGCCATTATTGTGGATACCGGCGGTCAGGCTGCGCGTTCTACTAGAACTCTTTTGAAACGATTACACGATGAACTGAGTCTACCTGTAATTATTCTCACTGACGGTGATGTCTATGGTGAACATATTGCTATGGTGATTAAATCTGGATCTGCAAATGCTGCTCATTTACGTGAGCTCACTGTGCCTGATGCCAAATGGGTAGGTGTGTGGGCAACTGATATTGAAAAATTCAAACTTCCAACTATACCTATGACTGATTCAGATATTAAACGATGTCGTGATCTCAAAAAAGATCCACGTTACCAAAAAGGTATATGGAAAAAAGAATTAGATGTATTTTTAAAATTGAAACGTAAAGCTGAATTAGAAGCATTCTCAAAGTATGGTCTTACAAATATTACTGATAAATATCTTCCTCATAAAATAGAAATATCTAAAACACTCTAA
- a CDS encoding sulfide-dependent adenosine diphosphate thiazole synthase, with translation MQSVESVQKSKKIFAPVSEAAITRAIADEFHSVLVDRAESDIIIIGAGPAGLTAGKDLSNMGFRVLIIEQNNYLGGGYWLGGYMMNPVTVRDPAQKIWDELGIPYKKVSEGLYLTPGPHAVSKLIAGACDAGVKFLNLTKFDDLILKHGRVAGVVVNWMPVSALPRNITCVDPISLESKMVIDASGHDSVAVKRLVDRKLVEWKGMNPMYVDEGEEHVVEKTGEIYPGLVISGMSVTETHGLARMGPTFGSMLFSGKRAAEITAEKIKEFDLGKPYA, from the coding sequence ATGCAAAGTGTAGAATCTGTACAAAAAAGTAAAAAAATATTTGCTCCGGTAAGCGAGGCGGCAATTACTAGAGCGATCGCCGATGAATTTCATTCCGTACTTGTGGACAGAGCCGAGTCTGATATTATTATAATTGGTGCAGGACCTGCAGGTCTGACCGCTGGTAAAGATTTATCCAATATGGGATTTCGTGTCTTAATAATTGAGCAGAATAACTATCTTGGTGGTGGTTATTGGTTGGGTGGCTATATGATGAATCCTGTTACCGTGAGAGATCCTGCACAAAAAATATGGGACGAACTAGGTATTCCTTACAAAAAAGTTTCAGAGGGATTATATCTTACACCTGGACCTCATGCCGTATCTAAATTAATTGCTGGTGCGTGTGACGCCGGTGTTAAATTTCTGAATCTTACAAAATTCGATGATCTAATTCTCAAGCATGGGCGAGTTGCCGGTGTTGTTGTAAATTGGATGCCTGTATCTGCATTACCTCGAAATATTACATGTGTTGATCCTATCTCACTTGAATCAAAGATGGTAATTGATGCATCAGGACATGATTCTGTAGCAGTAAAACGTCTTGTGGATCGTAAACTTGTTGAATGGAAAGGTATGAATCCTATGTATGTAGATGAAGGAGAAGAACACGTGGTAGAGAAAACTGGTGAAATTTACCCCGGTTTGGTAATATCAGGTATGTCTGTGACTGAAACTCATGGTCTTGCAAGAATGGGTCCTACATTTGGCTCCATGCTATTTTCAGGTAAAAGAGCTGCTGAAATCACGGCTGAAAAGATCAAGGAATTTGATCTTGGCAAGCCTTATGCCTAA
- a CDS encoding cysteine synthase family protein, with amino-acid sequence MTADLDILKQIGNNPLVKLDSLSRDSNYYAKLEGHNPFGSVKDRAAYWMIKDGQERGILKPNHSIIVEPTSGNTGIALAGIAKILKFQTEIVIPEKASEETKEIIRNLGAKVYETSDDLCPKVGTGTDQSIALATSIASSRPDTYYSPNQYANEANFMGHYKGTGPELWKQTDGKITHFFTGVGTGGTITGNGQFLKEKNSDIKIIGCQPQKNHLIQGWRNFEESAKPELFLKRESVVDDWELITNDEAFSQVRKVYEKDGLLISPSSAAVYACMEKYDIPSGSCVVGIFADDGRKFKSVYSKLGIISEEEFDDMVKNAKHLSKIAYL; translated from the coding sequence GTGACTGCAGATTTAGATATTTTAAAACAGATTGGAAATAATCCTCTGGTAAAATTAGATTCTTTATCCAGAGATTCAAATTATTATGCAAAGTTGGAAGGGCACAACCCCTTTGGATCGGTAAAAGATAGGGCAGCATACTGGATGATAAAGGATGGACAAGAACGTGGAATTTTAAAACCAAATCATAGCATAATAGTTGAACCAACATCTGGTAATACTGGAATTGCATTAGCAGGTATTGCAAAGATATTAAAATTTCAAACAGAAATTGTCATTCCAGAAAAAGCAAGTGAAGAGACCAAAGAGATTATTCGCAATTTAGGTGCAAAAGTGTATGAAACAAGTGATGATTTATGTCCCAAAGTAGGTACAGGAACAGATCAGAGCATAGCACTGGCAACATCAATTGCATCATCACGTCCAGACACGTATTATTCTCCAAATCAATATGCAAACGAGGCTAATTTTATGGGACATTACAAGGGCACAGGGCCGGAACTTTGGAAACAGACAGATGGAAAGATCACACATTTTTTCACAGGGGTTGGAACAGGTGGCACCATAACTGGAAACGGGCAATTTTTGAAGGAAAAGAATTCAGATATAAAAATAATTGGCTGTCAACCACAAAAGAATCATTTGATACAAGGGTGGAGAAATTTTGAAGAATCTGCAAAACCAGAACTGTTTTTAAAACGTGAATCAGTAGTAGATGATTGGGAATTAATCACAAATGATGAAGCATTTTCCCAAGTACGCAAAGTGTATGAGAAAGATGGTCTGCTAATTAGCCCATCATCAGCTGCAGTGTATGCTTGTATGGAAAAATATGATATCCCTAGTGGGTCATGTGTGGTTGGAATTTTTGCTGATGATGGTAGAAAATTCAAGAGTGTTTATTCAAAGTTGGGCATTATCAGTGAAGAAGAGTTTGATGATATGGTAAAGAATGCAAAACACCTCTCAAAGATTGCATATTTGTAG